The following nucleotide sequence is from Salvia miltiorrhiza cultivar Shanhuang (shh) chromosome 7, IMPLAD_Smil_shh, whole genome shotgun sequence.
CAGCAGCTGTTTGTCGTCCTCATGGCTTGAGATCGAGCATTTCATGTCTTCAATAGCTCCTAGAATATGGTGCACGAATGTCCTCTCGTTCTCAATCTTATCCTCGGGATGATGGCACTCCGAATCAGCTCCAAGCGCCCTGAAAACCTGGTATATGCTCAATCTCAGCCTCTcaatttcatccaacaagacTTCAGCTTCCACTTGCTGCTCGAGGCTCTCACTCTCCAGCTCCGAGATCAACTTCTCCGCCAATTTGGACGCCTCAACGTGCTTTTGGCACTCAATGATGAGAGAGCAATTCTTCTCCTCCATATCTTTCATGAATTTGTGCAAGATGGATATCTCAAACTGAGCTTTCAGTGATTTCTCGAGCTCCTCCTCGTGTTCCTTCTTCTTCCAGCCGTTTTCTTGCTTCAGGAAACGAATCTGGTTTTCTAGTCCAGCCAATCTGGTGTCACTCCGATGCTGGGAGGAAGTTCGTTCTTGCTTCTCCATAAACAACGAGATTTTGAGCTCTTCGACTTGGCAGTGCACGTCCTCCTTCTCTTTCTCAAGGCTCACGCACTTGTGTTCCAACGTTTCCAGTCTCCTCTCGACGTTTTCCAACCTAGTCACCAAGCTACTCCTTTCGTCCAAAAGATGAGACCTTTCATTCTTAAGCAATTCACAGATCTCTTCTAACCCCTTCGATTTTTCCCTCAAACCTTCAAGTTCAACTTTTGCATTGCAGAGGGAATTCTCAACAACAGCATTTTTCTCCAACAGGTTGTGCATATTATCAGTCACAGCCTGCAACTGAGACACGAGAGAAGCTTTCTCAGACGCGAATGTGGCCTTTTCTCCATGGAGAAACCGGCAAGATTCTTGCAATGCTTTAACAGTTTCTCGTGAGCTCTCCAGCTCACTGTGCAAGCGCGATAGGGAGCTTTCTAGGAGAACCTTTTtatccaaaagttcttgcaagCTCTTCAGCTTATTCGACAGGATCTGTCTCTCGTTACTCGCCTCTTCGTTCGTCTCTCTCAGCATTGAGTTCTCATTCTGCAAGCTCTTTATCGAACTCGCCACACACTTTTGGCTCAGACCTGCTGCTTCAACTTGTTCGACTAAAGCCCCGTAGCTCCTATTCAGCCCTTTGATTTCCTCTTTCAGGCGCGCTATCTCCTGCTCGAGGGAGCTACATAGGTCCGTGTGGCGTGAAACTTCTTTTTCGAGCCTCTCCTTGATCTCCCTCAAGGTAAGGATTTCGCTATGCATATTCTCCATCGAAGAAGCTGAAGATAAGTTTGCTTCACTCAGGCTTCGATTTTCTTCCCGAACCTGACAAATTTCTCCTTCAAGCCCCTGTTTGCTTGCTTCCAAGTCCTTGAGTGCGCGAAGCGCGTCTTCAAGCTCCAGCATCAGAGCTCTTTGTTCGTGTCGAGATTGAGAATGCAGGTCTTGAAGACTCTGAAGAGTGGCCTCGACTTCTGCATGACGCGAGTGTTCATCTTGCAGAGACGCTTGGAGGCTCTCCAACTCCTCCTGCTTCTGTGAGAGCTGTTGATCCTTGGCAACAATCTTCTTTTCCAGATTTTCTGCCTCGTTTTGCAGCGAGAGATTCGACATCTCCAGCAGCAGAGACTTCTCTTCAGCAGTCCTCAGCTTTAGATTCCCAATCAGAACATCATTGTTGAGGCGCTTGACTTCCTCCTTCGCACACGACATGTCCCTCTCGAGCTTGGATATCGTCTCTAAGCAGCATTTGTACCTGAGTGCAGAGGCCTCTTTCTCCTTGTTGAGATCCGCAAGCGACTGCTTGAGCTCAGAGACTTCGTTCTCAGCTGTCTCAGCTTGTTTCTTGAGCAGCCTAGCCTCATTTTCGAGAATGGTGATTAGATTCTCCAAAACAGAGATCTTCTCAAGACACTGCTTATAATCTTGAAGCACTGCTTCGTTTTCACGCTCTAATCTTGAAATCTCGTCTCTCAGAGTTAGAGCTTCCCTACGATTCTCTTGCATACTCGATATCTTCTCCAAATACTCGTGGTGTTTAACGAGTCCAGCATTCTTCTCGGCCTCTAACTGAACCAGAGCTTCCCTCAACGTCTGGACTTCTATTTCAGCTCTGCTAGCTCTCTCATTGAGCTCGACAGAGTCATCCTTCGCGTTGCTGAGCTCTCCCTCGACACTGGATAGCTCAGCCAGACACCGTTGATACTGGACAAGAACACTCTCCTTCTCAGCTCGGATATCAGCAAGAGCACGTCTCAAGCTCTCGACTTCACTCTCAGCTTTTCCAGCTCTTTCAGTGACCTTCACAACCTCATCTTTGAGATGTTGATTCTCATTTGAAAGCTCCACCACTTCATCCGCATCTCCCCTTCTGCTATGTTCAATGGATTTTGAATCTTCCTCGTCTCCTCCTTCTTGATCTTCTTTAAGCCCCTCATCCGAGCCAAACAATGCACGGGCTAGTTTTGCTTCTGGTGGGCGGGGCTCCTTGCTGTGGGACAGAGGTTTTGAAGGCGAATCCTCGACCAGCTCAACAGGTACTTGGTCGGGGAACGCCTTTGCTAAGGTCCGGTGGGCATGGCGCAGCTCCCCTGTCGCGTGATTGTATCTTTCAGCTAATGCACGATACGCCCTGTAGAATTCCTCGACTAGTTTCATCAACTCGGGACGTTTCTTGTAATACATCTCGGCCCTCCTCGCGAAGGAGTCTGCATCCTCTTCGAGTAGCTTGATCATAAATTTGACTTTGGAATCGATATCTGATACATCATGAGCAGAAAATTAAGAAAACGAAGATCAACGTAGATGGATCAGTAGATGCATAAGAGAAGAACAACAGCAAGTAAAACCATAACATCAAAACATATACAcaaacactaacactaacaaaGTGGATAGATCTTTTTGAATGGGCAGAATGTTTCAAGCATGAATGTATTATCTAAAATCTAACAAAAAATGCACATTAGATTAGTGAAATGGCAATCTATGCAACATTGATCAAATCACAAAGTTGTATAGAACATACAAAAAGATGAATAACAATGCAGTCCATAGGCATCTCGAATATAAATCTATTCCCAAACGTGCATACGAAAAAAACAGCAAAATTAACCACAAGCACAACAATATGCACCTGTTAGATTGTCTTGGAGCCATTTTGAGTTCTTGGGGCTGTTGTGGCTATCCCACCACCAAGAATATAAACGCCTCGATTCTGAATGTGATAAGGCTGCCATAACTCCAGCAACGAGGAAATAATGCACTCGTTCAACCTCAAGAAACACGCTTCTTATATGTTAGGCCAGCACCAGAACAATCAGCTGAACTGCAGTCCCAAAAATGATGGAGATTATAAAACAAACTTCTTTTCTCGTATAAGTTCTGTGGGATCGTGTGTCGCACAAGATGCAGGATTTTAACAAGCAAGGGCATCCGGATTACCTTCTTGATCAGGAACTGGTAAAAATGCAGAAAATGAGCTTCACTGAATCACTGTGGTGACTTCTAAGCAAATTTTGTGGAAGAAATCCTGAGCAAAAGAATTAAATATGACTTATTTAAGACCTCACATGCATAAAGCAAACTAAATGT
It contains:
- the LOC130991424 gene encoding protein NETWORKED 1A-like is translated as MAALSHSESRRLYSWWWDSHNSPKNSKWLQDNLTDIDSKVKFMIKLLEEDADSFARRAEMYYKKRPELMKLVEEFYRAYRALAERYNHATGELRHAHRTLAKAFPDQVPVELVEDSPSKPLSHSKEPRPPEAKLARALFGSDEGLKEDQEGGDEEDSKSIEHSRRGDADEVVELSNENQHLKDEVVKVTERAGKAESEVESLRRALADIRAEKESVLVQYQRCLAELSSVEGELSNAKDDSVELNERASRAEIEVQTLREALVQLEAEKNAGLVKHHEYLEKISSMQENRREALTLRDEISRLERENEAVLQDYKQCLEKISVLENLITILENEARLLKKQAETAENEVSELKQSLADLNKEKEASALRYKCCLETISKLERDMSCAKEEVKRLNNDVLIGNLKLRTAEEKSLLLEMSNLSLQNEAENLEKKIVAKDQQLSQKQEELESLQASLQDEHSRHAEVEATLQSLQDLHSQSRHEQRALMLELEDALRALKDLEASKQGLEGEICQVREENRSLSEANLSSASSMENMHSEILTLREIKERLEKEVSRHTDLCSSLEQEIARLKEEIKGLNRSYGALVEQVEAAGLSQKCVASSIKSLQNENSMLRETNEEASNERQILSNKLKSLQELLDKKVLLESSLSRLHSELESSRETVKALQESCRFLHGEKATFASEKASLVSQLQAVTDNMHNLLEKNAVVENSLCNAKVELEGLREKSKGLEEICELLKNERSHLLDERSSLVTRLENVERRLETLEHKCVSLEKEKEDVHCQVEELKISLFMEKQERTSSQHRSDTRLAGLENQIRFLKQENGWKKKEHEEELEKSLKAQFEISILHKFMKDMEEKNCSLIIECQKHVEASKLAEKLISELESESLEQQVEAEVLLDEIERLRLSIYQVFRALGADSECHHPEDKIENERTFVHHILGAIEDMKCSISSHEDDKQLLLVENSVLLTLLEQLESKGMEFELQRETLEQEFKTMGDGLAMAENEKEKLQELNEILKSDVRESHQHAAMLEAELESLTSKQADLHKSYGALEEAYLQVSRDNTGLLNKFSDLKEEKHKVDQHSNAALLECIATDNESVVLRSFVEEKASEVKSLLNDLNRQHEINCSLERKMSALVEKMELQKAENEILRDAVCRLEGEMQGMREYNVEMKKEILSGKESLLETEGKLLDAETKLQTAENFNLKLCRTVDELRTDIQESVQMKEALEKDIIRLSEANSVQKESLNVIKKNFECELSELRVQMEEKIVRERALSLDLKEKSYEFQLWEAEATAFYFDLQISSIHEVLFKNKVQELSGVCRTLENENASKTSEIEQMKGTMSSMEKEISGLKSQLDAYNPVIAALREDIMLLEHNALLQTKLKASRHHEPEVLEVVADPDTSNSETLMEDSSLVSLQSLQMRVNAVGKLMEEMNKPAPLRRSVSKSRQESAGGEEQVKSRRCLGRDKNEHSRRRGHGSETSNTPKLQKIKTKASDQVKNGMLIKDIPLDQVTSSSLKGIRKKGSGRVDDQMLELWETAEGKGDLTIGESLRRSFKMTDKDIVYDEFESVKRSSDPPFTDSDVEKELGVDKWEASRGSSSELNREVSGRRVLERLASDSQKLESLQTTVQTLRGKLEANKKGCRKAKSIDFETVQEQLLEAEETVVNLVDLNGRLVKSIEECPSPDGKASPQKKEAVKIRRRKVTEQARKGSERIGRLQLELQKIQYMLLKMEDEKKNKVRNRFLKSKTIILRDFIVNGRRSSSGRRKKGPLCGCFRSSSSRNGSSSSSSP